One window of the Hoplias malabaricus isolate fHopMal1 chromosome Y, fHopMal1.hap1, whole genome shotgun sequence genome contains the following:
- the LOC136679620 gene encoding CD48 antigen-like → MALMLQLIFTLFTLSSNTECSDVFVSVGDSVQLHTQEPVPEFRTLFWRFNKNENVLEYLKKYKDITPSPRLRDRVEFNNETYTLTLKNLQKTDSGLYEAIAAGDKGSVVAVYTLSVLDPVEAPVLSAFPKESSSDLCNITVSCRSDDLSINFMCYNKTCQEKTEAQSGNTVLSVFINERSIICNHSNQVSWKNAVLEMRRFCGEKDSVSSSAGVSVCLLKIVLFSTALILMVSAVITVHIRGRLRKSS, encoded by the exons ATGGCGCTGATGCTCCAGCTGATCTTCACTCTGTTCACTCTGAGCTCCAACACAG agtgcagtgatgtgtttgtgtcGGTTGGTGACTCAGTTCAGCTGCACACACAGGAGCCTGTACCAGAGTTTAGAACATTATTCTGGAggtttaataaaaatgaaaatgttctagaatatttaaagaaatataaagacatcACACCCTCTCCCCGTCTCAGAGACAGAGTGGAGTTCAATAATGAAACCTACACCCTGACACTGAAGAACTTACAGAAGACTGATAGTGGACTCTATGAAGCGATAGCAGCAGGTGACAAAGGCTCAGTAGTTGCAGTGTATACGCTCTCAGTGTTGG ATCCAGTGGAGGCTCCAGTTCTTAGTGCATTCCCAAAGGAGTCAAGCAGTGACCTTTGTAACATCACAGTCTCCTGCAGAAGTGATGACCTCTCCATTAACTTCATGTGTTATAACAAAACCTGCCAAGAGAAGACAGAGGCACAAAGTGGAAACACTGTCCTCTCAGTGTTTATCAACGAACgttccatcatctgtaaccataGCAACCAAGTCAGCTGGAAGAACGCTGTTTTGGAGATGAGACGATTCTGTGGTGAAAAAG aCTCAGTGTCTTCCTCTGCtggtgtatctgtgtgtttactgaagatTGTGCTGTTTTCCACTGCTCTGATCCTCATGGTGTCTGCAGTCATCACTGTCCACATCAGAGGAAGACTCAGGAAATCATCTTAA